The proteins below are encoded in one region of Thermothelomyces thermophilus ATCC 42464 chromosome 1, complete sequence:
- a CDS encoding glycoside hydrolase family 47 protein (CAZy_ID 267990) has protein sequence MNVRDPFNLRNGTLNRPPIATWKANRNYNLQYSSASPLQHIIRAAATATQSAAADLRDKASEVVHSAQQAFTEAAATTLDLDLEKAAHLEPGPEAKPEVEPKVEAKAKAREHHRRESARPTHTARAPADSPSRQELAPKTERGQAQEQDMSFAIPKNVPSFSSPQRQLEDQLWAASSRNRQRSSLVGNVQGFLSPGSRAGLPMYKDKPYMYPPGRGGGSYAWRRPLYRRKRTTCALLLLVVAGLAWWTGLFAGQQARVGGGLSWSGWLAQETGGEANAAEWAKRRERVVEAMELSWDAYERYAWGYDEFHPESKKGRQMAPKGLGWIIIDSLDTLMIMNMTSRLTHAREWLSKSLTWDQDQDVNTFETTIRMLGGLLSAHYLSTEYPDMAPISDDDPGQPGEDLYLEKAKDLADRLMAAFDSPSGVPYASVNLAQYKGIVSHADLGASSTAETTTLQLEFKYLAKLTGEKEYWDKAERVMKLVDDNGAKDGLVPIFIYATTGKFQGENIRLGSRGDSYYEYLIKQYLQTNKQEPIYQEMWREALQGIRKHLITYTEPSRFTIVGERPGGLGGDLSPKMDHLVCFLPGTIALAVTGGLTEREARKLPTWTEQDEADMQLARELMHTCWGMYKFMATGLAAEITHFKIDNPPLPESAPHKAPDEFDPSPDAEWRKDFEVRPFDSHNLQRPETAESLFYMWRITGDIKYREWGWEMFKSFMNYTAVADNGGFTSLSNANKIPPVTRDNMESFWLAETLKYFYLLFSPNDLLPLDKIVLNTEAHPFPRFDMGPLFSTGWQRKPRDKEGRIIE, from the exons ATGAACGTTCGCGATCCCTTCAACCTCCGCAACGGCACCTTGAACCGGCCCCCCATCGCCACCTGGAAGGCCAACAGGAACTACAATCTCCAATACAGCAGCGCCTCTCCGCTGCAACACATCATCcgagccgccgccaccgcaaCCCAGTCCGCAGCCGCCGACCTCCGCGACAAGGCCAGCGAGGTTGTTCACTCGGCACAACAGGCCTTCACCGAGGCGGCCGCCACCaccctcgacctcgacctcgagaAAGCGGCCCACCTCGAGCCCGGCCCCGAAGCCAAGCCCGAAGTCGAACCCAAAGTCGAAGCTAAAGCTAAAGCCCGGGAGCATCACCGCCGCGAAAGCGCCCGGCCCACCCACACCGCGAGGGCCCCTGCGGACTCCCCATCACGACAAGAACTAGCGCCCAAGACCGAGCGTGGGCAGGCCCAAGAACAGGACATGTCGTTCGCCATCCCCAAGAATGTACCCTCATTCTCCAGCCCGCAGCGCCAGCTCGAAGACCAACTCTGGGCCGCCTCCTCCAGGAACCGCCAGCGATCTTCCCTCGTAGGCAACGTCCAGGGCTTCCTCTCCCCCGGCAGCCGCGCCGGCCTGCCCATGTACAAGGACAAGCCGTACATGTACCCGCCCGGACGGGGCGGCGGCTCCTATGCCTGGAGGCGGCCGCTGTACCGGAGGAAGCGGACGACGTGCGCCCTCCTCTTGCTGGTCGTGGCCGGGCTGGCGTGGTGGACGGGCTTGTTTGCGGGACAGCAGGCACGGGTCGGCGGAGGTCTTAGTTGGTCCGGGTGGCTGGCGCAGGAGACGGGCGGGGAAGCGAACGCGGCCGAGTGGGCGAAGCGGCGGGAGAGAGTGGTGGAGGCGATGGAGTTGAGTTGGGATGCTTACGAGCGATATGCTTGGG GCTATGACGAGTTCCATCCCGAGTCAAAGAAGGGCCGGCAGATGGCGCCCAAGGGGTTGGGGTGGATCATCATCGACTCGCTCGACACGTTGATGATCATGAACATGACCAGCCGGCTGACGCACGCGCGCGAGTGGTTGTCCAAATCCCTGACGTGGGATCAGGACCAGGACGTCAACACGTTTGAGACGACCATTCGTATGCTGGGCGGCTTGCTGTCGGCGCACTACCTCTCGACCGAGTATCCCGACATGGCCCCAATATCAGACGACGACCCAGGACAGCCCGGGGAGGATCTGTACCTGGAGAAGGCAAAGGACCTGGCGGACCGCTTGATGGCCGCCTTCGACTCGCCGTCCGGGGTCCCCTACGCCAGCGTCAATCTGGCACAGTACAAGGGTATCGTGTCCCATGCTGACCTAGGGGCGTCATCAACAGCCGAGACGACAACTCTGCAGCTGGAGTTCAAGTACCTCGCCAAGCTGACCGGCGAGAAGGAGTATTGGGACAAGGCCGAGAGGGTCATGAAACTGGTGGACGACAATGGCGCGAAGGACGGCCTGGTACCCATCTTCATCTACGCCACAACGGGCAAGTTCCAGGGCGAGAACATCCGGCTCGGCAGCCGTGGCGACTCGTACTACGAATACCTGATCAAGCAGTACCTGCAGACCAACAAGCAGGAACCCATCTATCAGGAGATGTGGCGGGAGGCGCTGCAGGGCATCAGGAAGCACCTCATCACCTACACGGAGCCGTCCCGGTTCACCATCGTCGGTGAGCGGCCCGGCGGTTTGGGCGGCGACCTCTCGCCCAAGATGGATCACCTCGTCTGCTTCCTGCCGGGCACCATCGCGCTGGCGGTGACGGGCGGGCTCACCGAACGGGAAGCGAGGAAGCTACCCACCTGGACCGAGCAAGACGAGGCCGACATGCAGCTCGCGCGCGAGCTGATGCACACGTGCTGGGGCATGTACAAGTTCATGGCGACGGGCCTCGCCGCCGAGATCACCCACTTCAAGATCGACAACCCTCCCCTGCCCGAGTCGGCCCCGCACAAGGCGCCCGACGAGTTCGACCCGTCCCCGGATGCGGAGTGGCGCAAGGACTTCGAGGTCCGTCCGTTCGACAGCCACAACCTGCAGCGGCCCGAGACGGCCGAGAGCTTGTTCTACATGTGGCGCATCACGGGCGACATCAAGTACCGCGAGTGGGGGTGGGAGATGTTCAAGAGCTTCATGAACTACACGGCCGTCGCCGACAACGGCGGGTTCACGAGCCTGTCCAACGCCAACAAGATCCCGCCCGTCACGAGGGACAACATGGAGAGCTTCTGGCTGGCCGAGACGCTCAAGTATTTCTACCTGCTGTTCTCGCCCAACGACCTGTTGCCGCTGGATAAGATTGTGCTCAACACCGAGGCGCACCCGTTCCCGCGCTTTGACATGGGGCCGTTATTCTCGACCGGGTGGCAGCGAAAGCCGAGGGATAAGGAAGGGAGGATCATCGAATAA